The region TGGGATTGGTGCAGGCTGCACGGCCTTACGAGGCCGAAGATTACGCCGTGCGCCTGACGGAGCTGGAGCCGCTGGAGGAGAGCTACGCCCTGCGGCTCATCGCGATCTATTACGAAACCGCCAAGCCCCTGCGCGCCCAGCGCAAATTCACCCAATTCAGTGAATCCTACATCGCAGAGACCGGCGACGCCTTGCCGGACTGGTTCGTGGATGAATACCGGCGGCTGGGGAGCTAGCCTGGGGCATTTTCAGGGGAAAATTGGAGTGTGGTGTGGAGACTGCTTATTGCCGATGGATTATTACTAGCTGAGGGTTAGCAGTGACCCGGGGATAGAGGAATGACTGACTTAATTGTACGTTGTACAACTAAATCGTCGGATTCATAACCCTTACTCCGTTTAGCTGTACTTCGTACATTTAAACAGCGGCCTTCCCTGAGTTTTCACATCATTTGGCAGATTTAGTTGTACAGAATACAGTTAGAAGATATATTTATGCCTATTCGCTGTTTTTAAGTGTACATTCTGCAACTATCCCTGCACCTTAGTAATCTTAGTGATGTACCTGCATTTTTTCGATATTTTACGCCACATTTCGACGTTTATCAGTGTTTTATCAGTGACAATTGTTACCATTGTTCATATACAAAGATCATTCGTGCATAGGGATGCATCATTATGATGGCAATGGGGGATGTAACATGAATAAGAGGAATAGATTCAAGCAGGCAGTCAGAGGGATGAAGGTACTGCCACTTATGATGTCCATGATTCGTGAGGCTGCAGTGGATAACACCGCACCTGCGATGTCTGTTGAGGTCTCTACTGACAAAGAGGTTTATACTCCCGGGGAAGAAGTTACCGTGCTGGTGCATTTAAAAGACTTCGCACCAAATGACCCCGGCTACAGCTCTCTTAACTTCATTATCCAATATGACAGCCAGGTATTCGACAACCTTGAATATACGCAGCACTCGGTTTATGCGGAAGGGAATTATACGGCTGGGAGCGAGGTCGATAACCTGTTCCAGTTTAATTTTCAGAGTCCTGTCGATGGCAGTATTTACCTCGGAAAAAACACAAGTATGCGCGGCATCGATATTCAGGTTGAAGCAAGCAGCGGACAGCATACGATTCCTGCGGTAGAGCAGACGCTGGTCACCTTCAAGCTGCGGGTCAAGGAACTTACACTTGCCTCCTCCTCAACGATCAGTCTGGCCAATGAATTCACCAGAATCCGCACCTCCGAAGCCGCGAACAGCTTCTATCTCTACTCGCCCGATGTCACAGCGAACTCCCCGGCAAGGGTCGAAATTGCCCAATCCCCGTCCGTCTCCGTCTTCTCTTCACAGGAGCCGGTCAACCGCCTGGCGTAGCAGCGTATTCTGCAACTGCGGCAGCTCCATCCACATACATATCCCTTACATAATTGGCTGCCGTCTATAATTCTTGTGCTTATGAAGCGTCCGGTTTCAAAAAGGAAGGCACCCTCCGCGAATGTATACACGGAGGGTGGATTTGAATCGCTGACCATCATGTCGATCCTTCGTCAGGAATATAAGGGGGATTAATAACTGTAATGCGGGTTCACCTATGAATCTCAGCCGCAGTCTGTCGGGTTCGGCCAACAAGCAGGGTCGTCACATGCTTGCGCGCGTCCGCTGTGAGCAGCAGCAGCTCCACCGGTCCGCCGGCCGGTTCACTGCGGATGAAGGTAACCCTGGCACCGTCCAGATCCTCATAGATCCCGGCAATGGTATAGCCCAGCCCGATGAGATTGTCGATTTCCTGCCGTTCCCGGTCGAACTCTGCAAATGCTGACATCTCAGACCACTCCTCCGCTGATTTCAGTCTGGGCCGGATGGGGAGCCTCGGCCTCGAAGCGCTTGCGGTGCAGGTATTTACCCTGTCCTGCGGCACCGACGAATACCTTGTCCTTGATGACAAACTCGCCCCTGCTCAGCACAGAGACCGGCTCGCCCTTGACCGTAAGCCCCTCGAACGCATTGTAGTCCACATTCATATGATGGGTCTCTGCCGACAGTGTCCGCTCCGCTGCCGGGTCGAAGATCACAATATCAGCATCGCTGCCCACAGCAATCGTGCCCTTCTGCGGGAAGAGGCCGAACAGCTTGGCGCTTGAGGTGGCGATGATATCTACGAATTTGTTCAGCGTGATGCGGCCCTTCTGCACCCCTTCGGAGTAGAGGACACTGAACCGGTCTTCGATGGTGGGTCCACCATTCGGGATCTTTGAGAAGTCCCCCCGCCCCAGCTCCTTCTGCCCTTTGAAGTTGAACGAGCACTGGTCAGAGCCAATGGTCTGCAGCGTCCCGCTCCAGAGGGCATCCCAGAGTACATCCTGATTCCACTGCTCGCGCAGCGGAGGAGACCAG is a window of Paenibacillus sp. FSL H3-0469 DNA encoding:
- a CDS encoding cohesin domain-containing protein, with amino-acid sequence MNKRNRFKQAVRGMKVLPLMMSMIREAAVDNTAPAMSVEVSTDKEVYTPGEEVTVLVHLKDFAPNDPGYSSLNFIIQYDSQVFDNLEYTQHSVYAEGNYTAGSEVDNLFQFNFQSPVDGSIYLGKNTSMRGIDIQVEASSGQHTIPAVEQTLVTFKLRVKELTLASSSTISLANEFTRIRTSEAANSFYLYSPDVTANSPARVEIAQSPSVSVFSSQEPVNRLA